ccaaacagtttctacagaactcccatgctctgaagtttGAATCTCCATGGTGATGTATGCTTTTCTAACATACAAATCAATACcgcctcccctttttttaggtctgtttcttataaataagttgtacacttcaagtcttgtattccaaACATGTGTGTCATCCCAcaaagtttccatgatgcctatgacatcatatttctcttcctgtattaggagctccaattctccctgTTTGCTTCCCATgcactgtgcatttgtgtaaaacattttagtttgtgcttGGTGTTACTAGGAGAGCCAAGTATTGACGTTCACAGGGCATGGTGCTTAGCTGATTGATGCTGCCCCTTCATTTTAGTGATAAGTAGGGGTCTTGGCACCCCGATTCCCACTAATCAAAagttctgacatgtcaaaagttttgtaaGCGTGCAGTTACTATCAAAATAAAGAGAAGTTATAGTGTATGAGTCCAGAAACCAATTTAGAATCCTCTATGTAATTTTCATATGAAATGAAATCACCATTAATATTGCTATGCCTGTGTTTAGTATTATGTGCAAGTAGTCTTGTGTAACAATCTAGAATTACCATAGTATGACGTCACCACAAGCTAAAACAGTGGCTATAGTCTGAACAGTCAGTCTACTGTTACTTAGACTAAACATTAGTACAACCTGTTACTGCAGTGCCGACTTATTTCCTGTTGTTCAGATAGTGTTCTAACTCAGGAAACTGGAGCAGTGGACCTGTACTCAGATCTAAGTAAAGCAGATATGAATGCTTTATgaccataaaaaaaaagttaaaagcatTGGAATTGTGATATGAATTCTTCTGTAATAAACTGCAGTGCAAATTATGATAGACCTTTCTTAAAGAGAGGCCCAGCATACAGAGATTTCCAGCTGTTTTAGACACTTGATACCATCCACActtgccgtcagcgctgtgtaagtaagcgctgtgattggatcaagtgccagccaatcacaaccggcgctcgataaaccaatcacagccattcagtgatgtcattcattgaatggctgtgaatgatcgagcgccggctgtgattggctggcactcgatccaatcacagcgcttacttacacagtgccgatggcgggggaattcaaagccgagtgGGGAGAATTTTcaaacagcttgccgcaccaccagggagaccatcgcgccgggtacacaaacgccggctgggaggtgagtattgcatttttttttttttttacctcactcgggTATAAGTCGAGGGGAACTTTTTCAGCTCAAACAAACGTGCTGAAAAACtctgcttatacttgagtatatacggtacgttAGCTTTGCCATCTTCTTATCAAGTTCTTCTGGTCATCTGAAGTGCTCAACTGCTTTAGTGTTATTGCAGATGGTTGAATATGGATGCTCTTTTTCCCTCCTACACATTATCATATTGTCCAGTCTTTGGTGAGAGTGACCAACTATTTTTGTCTCTTACCAGGAAGGTGAACACATTTTTATGTTACCAACACCTTATGCTTGACAATTTTCTTAAAATCCTCTTCGCTTAAATTTCTATGATGGTGTACACAACACTTCCACAACAGGTATTGTATTTGGCAAGCTAATGTGCGTTTCTTTTTTATTTCAGAAGGAAAATTGTGGATTCTTGATAGCGGACTATTAAACATTACTATTGTGTCATTTGAAGACAGAGGAAAGTACACTTGTGTCGCTACTAACTCTTATGGCACTGTGAACAATACAGTTACACTGAGGGTCATTTTTACCTCTGGGGATATGGGCATCTACTACATGATTGTCTGTCTGGTTGCTTTTACAATTGTGATGGTGTTGAATATAACACGACTGTGCATGATGAGCAGCCATCTGAAGAAGACCGAGAAAGCCATAAATGATTTCTTTAGGACAGAGGGGCCAGAAAAATTGCAGAAAGCTTTTGAGATTGCAAAGAGAATACCTATTATCACTTCTGCCAAGACACTCGAACTTGCCAAAGTAACTCAGTTCAAAACTATGGAATTTGCCCGATATATCGAGGAACTGGCTAGAAGTGTTCCCTTGCCACCACTTATCATGAATTGTAGGACCATAATGGAGGAGATCATGGAAGTGGTCGGTTTAGAAGAACAAGGACATGCATTTTTAAGACAAGGAGCTGTTGGTGATGTGGATGAGGTGTTCACTATTCCTAATGCTTTACAGCGAAGTGATTCTCCAACAGCGGATTCAGATGCCTCCTCTCTTCATGAACCCCCTCGGCAAATAGCCATTACGGTTTCCGTACATCCATTGACAAAGAAACAGTTTCTCGACACAGACTCTCAGGACAGTATACAGTCATGTGCAAAAGAAGACACTATATCAAATACATGCACAGACGATTGTGAACCAAGTGTACCTCCAGATAATACTACTACATGCATAATATACGAAAGCCATGTCTAGATAGGAATTCTATGCATATCACTAATAGACACAAAGAGCACCTTAAGAGAAGATTTAAAGAATTATTGCCACTTAGCCTTACTAGAAGAAACTACCATTTCTTCCCATTGTCCCAAATCATTTTGTGGCTGCATTTGCTCACTGAGTAGAGCTGTATGGCATTAAATACTGCAGGTACTACTGGATGTTCACTCACACATTTATAGTATAATATAGAGAAAACTCAATCACACAGCCAAAATAAATGCAGTAGAAgctaatatatcaaatatgtatttattattttgttcTTTCACATCTTTAATTCTTGAGTGTTCTGCCAAGTGAAATGTATCATTCATAATACATTTGTGAGTATTGTTTCAGATTGAAATTGCATTACTAATGAAGGTGGAAAACGACAAGGCGAAAATGCTTGCCTAATGGTATCTCACCTTCAACAACTAACGGAACTAGCCATGGATATGTCTTGCATTAGAAAGCCCATGGGCCTTGATACTAGACAATCTTGATTGCTGCTGTGTAAGATCAATACACTGTGTCCTTCTAAACAGATTAGTGGCTTAAAAGGGTCAGGTTAAGTGATCACATTTTTCCCAAAATCAAAGTGTGACTTCATTTCTGTGATGGCTAAGCACTGCTATGGATTGAGAtcctgtataataaaaaaaacactgtgaGCTGAGCTCATGCAAGTCGTAACAAATACCAAAGACCAGTGATTACATAGTTCCTTCCTAATTAAATCTACTGTACTGTGAGCATTAGTGGATATATTCCTTGACACACCCTGGGAATTGTGCAGAGTTGCCCAACTACAGACCTGTTTACTATCAGACAGGATCTGCCATCTTTATTTATAGAGTATGATTTGTCCATCAGCCAAAAACAGTAAATacgttaaaaaaatgcttcttTGTAAACCCCCTTATAAATGGTGAATACAGTTTGTTCTACTGTGTTACATTAGACATTAGCATTTTACACCTAAGCCTTTCGAAAGCAACCACGGGCTTTGTAAAGTAAGTCATGTTTGTAAGCTATGTCTTGGCAGGTTCAGCTAATTTTAGCAAGATCAAGTTACAGTCCAATGTATCTGGAGGCTTCCCTGTTGGAAGTGAAGTAAATCTAATAGTTAGGATTTTCCCTGTCTAGACCTATTATTCCTTTGAAGATAAATGGCGATAGATGCTCTTTCAGTTAAGCTGAATCTCTGTTATTGGGAAaactttccatttaaaaaaattttttttaacgtcACATGATCTGACACACTGGGCTATATAGCAAAAACACTGGGCCAAAaggtcaggggcgtagctaaaggctcatgggcccaggtgcaaaagtttagatTGGCACCCCCAACTTCTTTTAAGCCCTTCTTgcctcccatggagaacacagcatgtggtctattgagagacactttatctctctgcggctgtgatggattttaagttcaccttaaaataaccgttcagacgaaaagtgcaggatgcccacgtttacatgtaatgattatcgctcatttttggttgtttgaatgaattttgaactataattgttacgtgtgaatgggccttaaatTAGGATTCGGTTTGTTTAGGTGTTTAAGTCAGGACTCTGTTTTAAAGGCCTTGTACAGGACTAAAAAAATATGGttgcttttttccaaaaacagcatcACACCTCTCCATAGTTTTTGTGTGGCATTGCATTTCTTTAATTTTAGCCCCTCATCCCCATCCTTCCAGTATAGTTTAGGAGAAGCTCGGTTCGTTTGGCTGGAAAAGGACACTACAGTTTTGGACGCACAAATATTattaaacagctgtagctctgatTTTGCTAAAATTCTAGCAATTCTAGCACATTGCTAGCACTTAGAGAACAGGAACTACAGTTATTTGAAGTGGAGTCCAGGAAGGCATAAATTACAGCAGTCACATTTTCAGTTAGTGCGTGCAGAGGAAAGAGGAAGGGTgatgagcaggcagcagagattTGTGATTCTCCAGTCTTTCTACCTGTCCCAGGTGAGTATTTACATGaatttttattaacccctttccCCCATCAATTGGAGATCATATTTACTCTCTGATTGACACATTTGTGTGACTTTCTTTCCTTGGAAAAGGaatgaaatgatgaggacttctggtcttttcttttatttattcatttttaactttttttatattgtGCTTAAAGtggtaaaatgtaataaaacctctatacatTTGATGTTAGCAGAATCGTAATGACCTGTAGAATAGAGTTAACATAGTATTTGTACCATGTGAGGACTGCcataaaataaatcacaaaaaacaatggtggaattgattttttttttacacttctccAAAGCTAAAAAGATTAATCAAAGTTTTGCAATGCATTAAATCTACCCAGAATTTGATCCTATAAAAAAAATtggaactcatcctgcaaaatacaaggtgtcatacatctacattgatgaaaaaataaacttATGGCACACTAATAACTttctcttaaggctaaaattagctactgtatatacttgagtattagctgacctgagtataagcctaacaggtaaaacttattaactcgagtataagcctagctatacttgagtatatactaggtttaaaaaaacgcaatactcccctctcagccggcgtctgtgtccccagtgcGATGTTCTTCCCGGCGGTgctgcaagctgcttgagaatttcccctcctgtcatctccctgctcggctttgaattccctcgCTGTCCGTGCTGggtaactaagcgctgtgattgaatcgagTGCCAGCTaatggaattgagctgcaatactaaacaCAGCCTGctgacaggtgtggcgctgttcttAAAAAAAGCAACCATGTTGTTCTAATCTTGTTCAACTTCTTTAAAGGAGAGCTTTGGAAACTATATTTAAAACATTTGGCTCATGAAAAATGGAGGTTTCACCCATAATAACCAATGTGACCTCAGCACTCCAATTTGTACTGAAACTGGTGTTCTTACTCCTTTAGTTTTTCTTTGTTAGTGTAGGAATAGTCATGTTGTCTAAGCTAATAATTATCAGTTCTGGAATTGTGCCCCAAACTCAAAGTACCTCATGCCTCAactaggcttctttcacacgagcacggTTATAGCGCATGAAAAGATTGCCTCTAATAGAACCgctggtttcctatagaagcgttcacatgaaggaattttagatgcccaaaatactcgcaccaatcaaaaatagaacatgtgaatGCAAAGCTCTTATCTGAggtagaaaagataggacctgacctatccttGGTGTGTGCTGGGCAGGAGTTtcaatgggagctggataacacgcacctcccgatcgtgtgaacaggcagtttcacagctaattaagctcAAGACTTTATAGTTGGAAATCGTGCGTACACGTGATTTTTTCACAAGCAAGATgcgattaaaaaatgtttttttaagctATTTTAGCGCCAGAagcacgcttgtgtgaaagaggccttaggctgttAGGTCGGTAATATTCATGActgctcaatcattaaccctttccaatccaatttgtatcctggttttcctagggggcttactcttttttttgcccttatacaacagcgctatatgctggctaaagccagtactgcatgaggtgacacgttggataggctccaacagcagagaggctggcaatatacaataagagaaccctgacgaatttctaccaacatcggagctgtacagccttaaatcataatgtcttcagaggtcagacagtggattggaaagtgttaaagggcCTGGTCATTTTGGACATTTTCTAAAAGGCCATAATCTGTAATATTGGGATATGGATACACCAATAAGTAACACATattgtcatgcgcagtcttccctttttttttttttgtctaaatttcctgcgctgtcacttCACAACAGCATGTATATACGCCGCCCACACGCAATGTAATTACATTGAGCACATAATGCA
The sequence above is a segment of the Eleutherodactylus coqui strain aEleCoq1 chromosome 7, aEleCoq1.hap1, whole genome shotgun sequence genome. Coding sequences within it:
- the MFAP3L gene encoding microfibrillar-associated protein 3-like, giving the protein MGHPRSCPLNLLKRSFKKTMSISNFFWCPALPIFLLASLSTAINAEETNNHTTNSSEAVLESLPVITSKVDHIIVKEGNSVVIHCNIEGHPDPHFQWYHSNGHLLKEENEGKLWILDSGLLNITIVSFEDRGKYTCVATNSYGTVNNTVTLRVIFTSGDMGIYYMIVCLVAFTIVMVLNITRLCMMSSHLKKTEKAINDFFRTEGPEKLQKAFEIAKRIPIITSAKTLELAKVTQFKTMEFARYIEELARSVPLPPLIMNCRTIMEEIMEVVGLEEQGHAFLRQGAVGDVDEVFTIPNALQRSDSPTADSDASSLHEPPRQIAITVSVHPLTKKQFLDTDSQDSIQSCAKEDTISNTCTDDCEPSVPPDNTTTCIIYESHV